Proteins found in one Nitrosopumilus maritimus SCM1 genomic segment:
- a CDS encoding V-type ATP synthase subunit F, protein MKIFTVGSKSFVTSFQLAGVPGVISDTPQKALEDIRKLTDDSDVGLVLVSDDITESINDELTALRAEKSTLVFALPATGSEKTEVDYRVMLKKILGV, encoded by the coding sequence GTGAAAATCTTCACTGTTGGAAGCAAATCATTTGTAACTAGTTTTCAGTTAGCAGGAGTTCCAGGCGTTATTTCTGATACTCCTCAAAAGGCTTTAGAAGATATCAGAAAATTAACTGATGATTCTGATGTTGGACTGGTACTAGTTAGTGATGATATCACTGAATCCATTAATGATGAATTGACTGCATTAAGGGCTGAAAAATCTACTTTGGTATTTGCATTACCTGCAACAGGAAGCGAAAAAACTGAAGTTGATTATAGAGTCATGCTCAAGAAGATTCTTGGTGTTTGA
- a CDS encoding chromosome segregation ATPase-like protein, which produces MVNLSTEDTVTFLEDLIAQNKGDVGRLRHILNSIKNNKVLAKSDKQYLEEKVEQEYTADETQPPEQSIDFISKLVSEGFGDSNRLRYILHSLKQGKTIHASDKNYLDSVTQSYYAEVAQKKSSESTTVSSTIDEEHKQKQSELDALKKTYESSQTELQESKKQLEEKIYSQQSELERLRGERDLAKKEAEFESKKVVEQAELEEKIKQQQEELSQLSRDYSVATRKASLEKAKLEEQIHVQQAELERLAQDREETEHKMSLEKAKLEKMKLEEKIATQQTQLEKLAKDRELLAKKSEQETNDLEKISLTEQIRAQEAELEKMAHDYESVKRKATADKAMLEEKIQTLQVELKAISEERSTFEKKLASEKAALEEQLYIQQVQLENLSKSNSINNEQQITDLENNLQEKQAEIDTINKQHQSKIEQIQSEKIALQNKIQSQQAELDATKSKSSSAKMESQLQSQVDDYKKKHAQLDDIMKEYQAVMSKSQSEKTALHEKIQTLQAELDATKSKSISPELESKLTLQKEQLQEKQAEIYSLTRQHQSKLEQVQSEKTALQKQLDSKQAELEEIKSKPTISPELESQLALQKEQLESKQAEIDTITKQHQSKLEQVQSEKTTLQKLLEVQKAELEELKSKSPSPELESQLALQKEQLESKQAEIDTITKQHQSKLEQVQSEKIALQNKIEFQQTKLEEIKSKPTSYPKLESQLALQKEQLESKQAEIDALTKQHQSKLEQVQSEKTALQKQLESKQAELDTIQSKSSPKLESQLTLERQELQKKQAEIDALTKQHQSKLEQVQSEKTALQNKVKFQQSKLEELKSKSPSSKIESQLTLEREQLESKQAEIDTITKQYQSKLEQVQSEKTALQNKVKFQQSQLEEIKSKPTSYPELESKLTLQKEQLESKQAEIDTITKQHQSKLEQIQSEKTALQKQVNSQHADLKKLTAERKELEKKLSSKQTSLVQSGQEESVDKKPSWLSKILGKKSKARPVDPVSLNEKLLQAQIKEAEAGATVTNDLRTQQIKLVELMKKRDEAEKKSQVISPALEKQIQKLQDELEKFEQISVLAEQRALKKKESLEAQISSLREKEFENKMRMESLEQEKIDLEKSHQDHEDQMIKLAEDEMQIIDQIKREKAQIRRLLQTQVKLKEHMSKTSAEVQEELKEIEDQILFLINRQAEKPLSTDVIKSLESLNDKLNEVLSKNQ; this is translated from the coding sequence TTGGTCAATCTGTCTACAGAAGACACTGTAACGTTCCTAGAGGATCTCATCGCTCAGAATAAGGGTGATGTTGGTAGGCTTCGCCATATACTAAATTCTATAAAAAATAACAAAGTCCTTGCAAAGTCTGATAAGCAGTACCTTGAAGAGAAAGTTGAACAAGAATACACTGCTGATGAGACACAACCTCCAGAACAATCAATTGATTTTATCTCAAAACTAGTTTCTGAAGGATTTGGCGACTCTAACAGACTACGCTATATTTTACATTCTTTAAAACAAGGAAAAACAATACATGCATCTGACAAAAATTATCTTGACAGTGTAACTCAATCATATTATGCTGAGGTAGCTCAAAAGAAATCCTCTGAATCTACAACCGTCTCTTCCACAATTGATGAAGAACATAAACAAAAACAATCAGAACTTGATGCATTAAAAAAGACTTACGAAAGTTCACAAACTGAACTTCAAGAAAGTAAAAAACAACTAGAAGAGAAGATATATTCTCAGCAAAGTGAACTTGAGAGACTTCGTGGTGAAAGAGACCTTGCTAAAAAAGAAGCAGAGTTTGAATCTAAAAAAGTTGTAGAACAAGCAGAACTTGAAGAAAAAATCAAACAGCAACAAGAAGAACTCAGTCAATTATCTCGTGATTATAGTGTTGCAACAAGAAAAGCATCTCTTGAAAAAGCTAAACTTGAAGAGCAGATACACGTTCAACAAGCAGAGCTTGAAAGACTTGCTCAAGACAGAGAAGAAACAGAACACAAAATGAGTCTTGAAAAAGCTAAACTTGAAAAGATGAAGCTAGAAGAAAAAATTGCAACTCAACAAACACAACTTGAAAAACTAGCAAAAGACAGAGAACTACTTGCAAAAAAATCTGAGCAAGAAACAAATGACTTGGAAAAAATCAGCCTAACTGAGCAGATTCGAGCCCAGGAGGCTGAACTTGAAAAGATGGCCCATGACTATGAGTCTGTAAAACGAAAGGCTACAGCAGACAAGGCTATGTTAGAAGAGAAGATTCAGACACTACAAGTTGAACTCAAGGCTATCTCTGAAGAGCGTTCTACCTTTGAAAAGAAACTTGCAAGTGAAAAGGCAGCCCTTGAAGAACAACTCTACATTCAACAGGTCCAATTGGAAAATCTATCAAAATCTAATTCAATAAACAATGAACAACAAATAACGGATCTAGAAAACAATCTACAAGAAAAACAAGCAGAAATTGACACTATCAACAAACAACACCAATCCAAGATAGAACAAATACAATCCGAAAAGATTGCCCTTCAAAATAAGATCCAATCTCAGCAAGCAGAACTTGATGCAACCAAATCAAAATCTTCCTCAGCTAAAATGGAATCTCAATTACAATCTCAAGTTGATGATTACAAGAAAAAACATGCTCAACTAGATGATATTATGAAAGAATATCAAGCTGTAATGTCAAAGTCCCAGTCAGAAAAGACTGCACTTCATGAAAAAATACAAACACTACAAGCAGAACTTGATGCAACCAAATCAAAATCAATCTCTCCTGAATTAGAATCAAAACTCACTTTACAAAAAGAGCAACTACAAGAAAAACAAGCCGAGATTTATTCTCTAACAAGACAACACCAATCCAAGCTAGAACAAGTCCAATCAGAAAAGACTGCTCTCCAAAAACAACTAGATTCAAAACAAGCAGAACTTGAAGAAATCAAATCAAAACCTACAATCTCTCCTGAATTAGAATCTCAACTGGCTTTACAAAAAGAACAACTAGAATCAAAACAAGCAGAAATTGACACTATCACTAAACAACACCAATCCAAGCTAGAACAGGTCCAGTCAGAAAAGACTACACTTCAGAAATTGTTAGAAGTCCAAAAAGCAGAGCTTGAAGAACTCAAGTCAAAATCACCTTCTCCTGAATTAGAATCTCAACTGGCTTTACAAAAAGAGCAACTAGAATCAAAACAAGCAGAAATTGACACTATCACCAAACAACACCAATCCAAGCTAGAACAGGTACAATCAGAAAAGATTGCACTTCAAAATAAGATAGAGTTCCAACAAACTAAACTTGAAGAAATCAAATCCAAGCCTACTTCCTACCCTAAACTAGAGTCTCAACTGGCTTTACAAAAAGAACAACTAGAATCAAAACAAGCAGAAATTGATGCCCTAACCAAACAACACCAATCCAAGCTAGAACAGGTCCAGTCAGAAAAGACCGCACTTCAAAAACAACTAGAATCAAAACAAGCAGAACTCGATACAATTCAGTCAAAATCCTCACCCAAACTAGAATCTCAACTAACATTAGAAAGACAAGAACTGCAGAAAAAACAAGCAGAAATTGATGCCCTAACCAAACAACACCAATCCAAACTTGAGCAAGTTCAGTCAGAAAAGACTGCACTCCAAAATAAGGTAAAATTCCAACAATCCAAACTAGAAGAACTCAAGTCAAAATCACCTTCTTCTAAGATAGAGTCTCAACTCACACTAGAAAGAGAACAACTAGAATCAAAACAAGCAGAAATTGACACTATCACCAAACAATATCAATCCAAGCTAGAACAAGTTCAGTCAGAAAAGACTGCACTCCAAAATAAGGTAAAATTCCAACAATCTCAACTCGAGGAAATCAAATCCAAACCTACTTCCTACCCTGAATTAGAATCCAAACTCACCTTACAAAAAGAGCAACTAGAATCAAAACAAGCAGAAATTGACACCATAACCAAACAGCATCAATCTAAACTAGAGCAAATCCAGTCAGAAAAAACCGCACTTCAAAAACAGGTGAATTCTCAGCATGCTGATTTGAAAAAACTCACTGCAGAACGCAAAGAACTCGAAAAGAAATTATCTTCCAAACAAACCTCTCTAGTCCAGTCTGGTCAAGAAGAATCTGTAGACAAGAAACCATCCTGGCTTTCAAAGATACTGGGCAAGAAATCCAAAGCAAGACCTGTTGATCCTGTATCTTTGAATGAAAAGTTACTGCAAGCACAAATCAAGGAAGCTGAAGCAGGTGCGACTGTCACTAACGACCTACGAACCCAACAAATCAAACTAGTAGAATTGATGAAGAAACGTGATGAGGCAGAAAAGAAATCCCAAGTCATATCCCCTGCACTTGAAAAACAGATACAAAAATTACAAGATGAACTTGAAAAGTTTGAGCAAATCAGCGTACTTGCAGAACAAAGAGCACTAAAGAAGAAGGAATCCCTTGAAGCCCAGATTAGTTCTCTAAGAGAAAAAGAGTTTGAAAACAAGATGAGAATGGAAAGCCTTGAGCAAGAGAAAATAGACCTCGAAAAGAGTCACCAAGACCATGAAGACCAAATGATCAAACTTGCCGAAGATGAAATGCAGATAATTGATCAAATAAAACGAGAAAAAGCACAAATTAGAAGATTGTTGCAGACTCAGGTTAAACTAAAAGAACACATGAGCAAGACTTCTGCTGAAGTCCA
- a CDS encoding HAMP domain-containing protein, producing MQIGKKILLSFTVIITSIVIMGFLIVTTTQDNLIANIGQDYSQSLSDVVSDMTQGIDDKTYGLIEFSDKDLVYDVLFESNSQSVDLTDSQISETNTEWNDALDQNQILPLMDEIKGNELSEKLVFASNLVETKFSYPIYDQIGIFNQNGILVAYDRGIPEYYVKDAEWWSTVVSTGNFVDPVSYDNDSQVYSQNIAIRIDNENGEFLGVLKTTIKLQDLIAEIHDLQQTNKFLGTNIFLHDDKGQVIYSTTGSEFGENISLVEFLLMSEESDFYIAQSAEGSDILKVYAKPDQTSLPLGWNLVVEKNIDEVLSPVIVLTNIILIVLVTTIMSAVIVWFYIKTSISKPLIELRDASSQIADGNFDVYFDIKTDDEIGDLANKFEYMRDSINFTNSNLTDLVKLRTDELERALSKIEKTDSWTKSIMGFISKQTNQSISDIAKNADLLKNNKLTKDEVLNSIDNTLSQLKLLTATVNDISNLEQGQLSYDMNDVKINEVITSSLKDIEKTPKKELVMNLEQSDNAYVFADSHQLERALRYIIDIFMTYLDEGAIQMKTTSDENNITIQLTSDKKMDSDIFSPLNDNDVGIAQTDHILLYMAKVILKDHAGTTSIDDSDDKTTVSISIPVVEV from the coding sequence GTGCAGATAGGAAAGAAAATCCTACTTAGTTTTACAGTTATAATTACATCAATTGTGATTATGGGGTTTCTTATAGTTACTACGACACAAGATAATCTTATTGCCAACATTGGTCAGGATTATTCTCAATCATTATCTGATGTTGTCTCTGACATGACTCAAGGCATTGATGACAAAACCTATGGTTTGATTGAATTTTCTGATAAAGATCTTGTTTATGATGTTCTATTCGAATCAAATTCTCAATCTGTGGATTTGACTGATTCTCAGATAAGTGAAACAAACACTGAATGGAATGATGCACTTGATCAAAACCAAATTTTGCCTTTAATGGATGAAATCAAAGGCAATGAATTATCTGAAAAATTAGTTTTTGCATCAAATCTTGTTGAGACCAAATTCTCTTATCCAATATATGATCAAATTGGAATCTTTAATCAAAATGGAATCTTGGTTGCATATGACCGTGGCATTCCTGAATATTATGTAAAAGACGCTGAGTGGTGGAGTACTGTAGTTTCTACTGGAAATTTTGTAGATCCGGTATCTTATGATAATGATTCACAAGTTTATTCACAAAATATTGCAATTAGAATTGACAATGAAAATGGAGAATTTTTAGGTGTCTTGAAGACTACAATAAAACTTCAGGATTTGATAGCTGAAATTCATGATCTCCAACAGACAAACAAGTTCCTAGGAACGAATATTTTTCTTCATGATGATAAAGGCCAAGTGATTTACTCTACTACTGGCTCTGAATTTGGTGAGAATATCTCTCTTGTAGAATTTCTCTTGATGTCTGAAGAATCAGATTTTTACATTGCTCAAAGTGCTGAAGGAAGTGATATTCTCAAAGTTTATGCAAAACCTGATCAAACATCATTGCCTCTAGGGTGGAATTTAGTTGTAGAAAAGAACATTGATGAAGTTTTATCTCCTGTAATTGTATTAACTAACATAATTTTGATTGTACTTGTTACTACGATAATGTCTGCAGTAATTGTTTGGTTCTACATTAAAACATCTATTTCCAAACCTTTGATAGAATTACGTGATGCATCTTCTCAAATCGCAGATGGAAACTTTGATGTTTACTTTGACATTAAAACAGATGATGAAATAGGTGATCTTGCTAACAAGTTTGAATACATGAGAGATAGCATTAATTTTACAAACTCCAATTTGACTGATCTTGTAAAATTACGAACTGATGAACTAGAACGGGCATTATCTAAAATTGAAAAAACTGATTCATGGACAAAAAGCATAATGGGATTTATCTCTAAACAAACAAATCAATCAATTAGCGATATAGCTAAAAATGCAGATCTTTTAAAAAATAATAAACTAACAAAAGACGAAGTCCTTAACTCAATTGACAATACACTGTCTCAATTAAAACTGTTAACTGCTACTGTTAATGACATTTCCAATTTGGAACAAGGACAATTATCCTATGACATGAATGATGTTAAAATAAACGAAGTCATTACTTCTTCTCTCAAAGACATTGAAAAGACTCCAAAGAAAGAATTGGTGATGAACCTGGAACAATCTGATAATGCATATGTGTTTGCAGATTCCCATCAGTTGGAAAGAGCATTACGATACATAATTGATATTTTTATGACCTATCTTGATGAGGGTGCTATTCAGATGAAAACAACATCAGATGAAAACAACATCACTATCCAATTAACCTCTGACAAAAAGATGGATTCTGATATCTTTTCTCCCTTAAATGATAATGATGTTGGAATTGCTCAAACAGACCACATCCTGCTCTACATGGCTAAAGTAATTCTAAAAGACCATGCAGGCACGACAAGCATAGATGATTCTGATGACAAAACCACAGTCTCTATATCCATACCTGTTGTTGAGGTCTAG
- a CDS encoding metallophosphoesterase, giving the protein MLQTRIMQSKPALVLEGDRKYLVVTDLHIGFESSMASNEIFIGKNSTINETIQELSDMIDTEKPDSVILLGDIKSSMKSISKSEWDEVPLFFDKISQKCEIVLVPGNHDANISRLVPQNITMISSTGMVEENTLLTHGHTMPSENFSHVDKIIMGHVHPVFFQEDSVINGQRVWISMKIEKEKIFPNKSGELEITIIPSFNKYFYATHRKKYKKSISPIIDRIKSVAKARIVTLDGTIIGNELIIDQVL; this is encoded by the coding sequence ATGTTGCAAACTAGAATCATGCAATCTAAACCAGCATTAGTATTGGAAGGAGATAGAAAATATCTTGTTGTAACAGATCTTCATATCGGATTTGAAAGCAGTATGGCATCAAATGAAATTTTCATTGGAAAAAATTCCACAATAAATGAAACAATTCAAGAATTATCAGATATGATTGATACAGAAAAACCAGATTCAGTGATTTTACTTGGAGATATAAAATCAAGTATGAAGAGCATTTCAAAAAGTGAATGGGACGAAGTTCCGTTATTTTTTGATAAAATCAGCCAGAAATGTGAGATAGTCTTAGTTCCAGGAAATCATGATGCAAACATCTCAAGACTAGTTCCACAAAACATTACGATGATCAGTTCTACAGGAATGGTTGAAGAAAATACATTGTTAACTCATGGACATACAATGCCATCAGAGAATTTTTCACATGTAGACAAAATCATCATGGGACATGTTCATCCAGTGTTTTTTCAAGAAGATTCTGTGATTAATGGACAAAGAGTTTGGATTTCAATGAAGATTGAAAAAGAGAAAATTTTTCCAAACAAATCAGGAGAGTTGGAGATTACCATAATTCCATCATTTAACAAATACTTTTACGCCACTCATAGAAAAAAATACAAAAAATCAATTTCACCTATAATTGACAGAATAAAATCAGTAGCAAAAGCAAGAATTGTTACGCTTGATGGTACAATTATTGGAAATGAATTAATTATTGATCAAGTTTTATGA
- the lsrF gene encoding 3-hydroxy-5-phosphonooxypentane-2,4-dione thiolase, whose product MDWGLKNRLSSIIKPHNNRALMLAVDHGYFLGPTERLENPKKVIAPLLKHCDSLMLTRGVQRTSVPAETDTPMVLRVSGGSSIIGDDLSQEDITVSIQDAIRLNASALAMSIFVGSKYEYQTVVNLGKLVSEAEQYGIPVLAVTAVGKELGKDARYLSLACRMAAEQGAHIVKTYYCDNFEKVVESCPVPIIVAGGKKIPERDALQLTYNAVKAGAVGVDMGRNIWQSDHPVAMIRATRAIIHQNANVDQAFKLYKKLANEDSNKKQKSKGKKPNQNKSKGKNPNQNKTKGKKPNQNKSKGKNPNQNKTKGKKPNQNKSNKPQNKPQPKKN is encoded by the coding sequence ATGGATTGGGGATTAAAAAACAGATTATCTAGTATAATTAAACCACACAATAACCGCGCACTTATGTTAGCAGTTGATCATGGATATTTTCTTGGACCAACTGAGAGATTAGAGAATCCAAAAAAGGTCATTGCACCTCTATTGAAACACTGTGATTCTTTGATGTTAACTAGAGGTGTTCAGAGAACATCTGTTCCTGCAGAAACTGATACTCCTATGGTACTTCGTGTATCTGGTGGTTCTAGTATTATTGGTGATGACTTGTCTCAAGAAGACATTACAGTATCAATCCAAGATGCCATTAGACTAAATGCTAGTGCCCTTGCAATGTCTATCTTTGTAGGCTCAAAATATGAATATCAAACAGTTGTTAATCTCGGAAAACTAGTCAGCGAAGCAGAGCAATATGGCATTCCGGTTTTGGCCGTAACTGCAGTTGGCAAAGAATTGGGCAAAGATGCAAGATATCTCTCTCTAGCTTGTAGAATGGCTGCAGAACAAGGCGCACATATTGTAAAAACATACTATTGTGATAATTTTGAAAAAGTTGTTGAATCTTGTCCTGTACCAATTATTGTTGCAGGAGGAAAGAAAATCCCAGAACGTGATGCATTACAATTAACTTACAATGCTGTCAAGGCAGGTGCTGTTGGTGTTGATATGGGACGAAACATCTGGCAATCTGATCATCCAGTTGCCATGATTAGAGCAACAAGAGCAATTATTCATCAAAATGCAAATGTTGATCAAGCTTTCAAACTATACAAAAAACTTGCAAACGAAGATTCAAACAAGAAACAAAAATCAAAAGGCAAAAAGCCAAACCAAAACAAATCAAAAGGAAAGAATCCTAATCAAAACAAAACCAAAGGCAAAAAGCCAAACCAAAACAAATCAAAAGGAAAGAATCCTAATCAAAACAAAACCAAAGGCAAAAAGCCAAACCAAAACAAGTCAAACAAACCCCAAAACAAACCTCAACCAAAAAAGAATTAA
- a CDS encoding zinc-dependent dehydrogenase, with the protein MKTASVKEPSVISVSETENPSLESGEILVQMHACGICGSDLEKVFGQYGQPSMRLGHEPAGIVLDVGSGVTEFKKGDRIFTHHHVPCYDCHFCNHGNETMCKKYYETNLSPCGLSEQYVVPAWNVSHGGVLKISDSLSFEEAAMIEPLACCVRAWTKYHYQEGDSAAIFGVGPTGMMHVMLAQAKKFSKIFCFDVNDFRLDFAKKFNITESINSMDETKKQKILEHTDNQGVDVAIVATSSLKALDDAIDMVRKGGAIMMFGVPSKGAKMDLDMSKIYSKEITLVTSYAASDNDTKEALNLIESLQIDVKQLITHTYPIDDTQKAFDHARSGDNAMKIIITK; encoded by the coding sequence ATGAAAACTGCATCTGTTAAAGAACCATCAGTTATCTCTGTAAGTGAAACAGAAAATCCTTCTTTGGAGTCTGGTGAAATTTTAGTTCAGATGCATGCATGTGGAATATGTGGCTCTGATTTGGAAAAAGTATTTGGACAATATGGACAACCATCAATGCGTCTAGGCCATGAACCTGCTGGTATTGTTTTAGATGTTGGTTCTGGTGTAACTGAATTCAAAAAAGGTGACAGAATATTTACTCACCATCATGTTCCTTGTTATGATTGTCATTTTTGTAATCATGGAAACGAGACAATGTGCAAAAAATACTATGAAACTAATCTGTCTCCCTGTGGTTTATCTGAGCAATATGTTGTTCCTGCATGGAATGTTTCTCATGGTGGAGTTTTGAAAATATCTGATTCTCTTAGTTTTGAAGAAGCTGCGATGATTGAACCACTTGCATGTTGTGTTCGGGCCTGGACAAAATACCATTATCAGGAAGGAGACAGTGCTGCAATCTTTGGAGTTGGTCCTACTGGAATGATGCATGTGATGCTTGCTCAGGCAAAGAAATTCTCCAAAATCTTCTGTTTTGATGTTAATGATTTTAGATTGGACTTTGCAAAAAAATTCAACATTACAGAATCCATCAACTCTATGGATGAAACTAAGAAACAGAAAATCTTAGAGCATACTGACAACCAAGGAGTTGATGTTGCTATTGTTGCAACTAGCAGTCTCAAAGCTCTTGATGATGCAATTGATATGGTTAGAAAAGGCGGTGCTATAATGATGTTTGGAGTTCCTTCAAAAGGTGCAAAAATGGATTTAGACATGAGTAAAATCTATTCAAAAGAAATCACTCTTGTTACTAGTTATGCTGCATCTGATAATGATACAAAAGAAGCATTGAATCTAATCGAATCATTACAAATTGATGTCAAACAGTTAATCACACACACTTATCCAATTGATGATACTCAAAAGGCATTTGATCATGCACGAAGTGGTGACAATGCAATGAAAATAATCATTACAAAATAA
- a CDS encoding nuclear transport factor 2 family protein: protein MSDSEEIIKVIEALFEAGITKDTSVLKDIHLNDPKFSSFSDLPPYDLKDYQNTIELEELKFVSISDYSYEIKNPKISIFGDSAVVAMELNQKGMLVDTKAYTGEHMEIEGRATFVLVKQPTWKIAHIHLSKING, encoded by the coding sequence TTGTCAGATAGTGAAGAGATTATCAAAGTAATTGAAGCATTGTTTGAAGCAGGCATTACAAAAGACACATCAGTTCTAAAAGACATTCACCTCAACGACCCAAAATTTTCTAGTTTCAGTGACTTGCCACCATATGACCTAAAAGATTATCAAAATACCATAGAATTAGAGGAACTCAAGTTTGTCAGTATTTCAGATTATAGTTATGAGATAAAAAATCCAAAAATCAGTATTTTTGGAGATTCAGCAGTTGTTGCAATGGAATTAAACCAGAAAGGAATGCTAGTTGATACCAAAGCATACACAGGAGAACATATGGAAATTGAAGGTAGAGCCACTTTTGTTTTAGTAAAGCAACCAACATGGAAAATTGCACACATTCACCTATCAAAGATTAATGGATGA